The Acidicapsa ligni DNA window ACTCGGCTGCAACCCTGAACAAAATCTGAGCCAACATCTAGGAGACTCATTTATGAAGATCGTAAAACTACTCTTGTGTCTGGCGTGGTTTGCTCCTGGCTTGCTGGTAGCGCAGGAAGCTAAGGTCACGGAGGTCATGTCGAAAGACCTGTCAAACATTCCGGGTAAGGAAGGTTTGATGCTCGTCGTGGATTACCCGCCGGGCAGTTCAGACCCCGTACATCGCCACAATGCACATGGGTTTATTTATGTGCTGGAAGGCTCGATCGTCATGCAGGTGAGGGGCGGAAAAGAAGTGACTCTGACGCGTGGTCAGACCTTCTATGAAGGGCCCGATAATGTTCACGTCGTTGGGCGGAACGCGAGTAAGACCGAGCCGGCGAAATTCGTCGTGTTCCTGGTAAAGGACAAAGGCGCTCCCGTGCTGATACCGGTGAACTAAACCACAATCTGCAGCAAATAATAAGGAGAATATTCAAATGTGCACGATTACGGTGAAAGATGGAACGACAATCTATTACAAAGACTGGGGCAATGGGCCGGTGGTCACGTTTTACAGCGAGGAAGTCGGCCAA harbors:
- a CDS encoding cupin domain-containing protein; translated protein: MKIVKLLLCLAWFAPGLLVAQEAKVTEVMSKDLSNIPGKEGLMLVVDYPPGSSDPVHRHNAHGFIYVLEGSIVMQVRGGKEVTLTRGQTFYEGPDNVHVVGRNASKTEPAKFVVFLVKDKGAPVLIPVN